The Gemmatimonadaceae bacterium region ATCGCTGGCTTCGGCGCGCGTCGGCCGCGGATTCTCGATCATGGACTCGAGCATCTGAGTGGCCGTGATCACCGGACGGCCGAGGAGGTTCGCCAGCGCGATGATGCGCTTCTGCGCCCCCGGTACTTCCTCGAATGGCAGCTCGACGCCGAGATCGCCGCGGGCGACCATCACGCCGTCCGACGCCTGGATGATGCTCTCGATGTTCAGGAGCGCCACATCCTTCTCGATCTTCGCGATGATGAGCAGTCCCTTCGGGATCATGGCACGGAGCTGCTCGATATCGCTCGCACGCCGGACGAAGCTGAGCGCGAGATAATCGAGATCGTGCTGCACGGCAAAGTGGACGTCGGCAATGTCCTTCTCCGTGATGGACGGAGCGGATACCTGCACGCCAGGGAGATTGAGTCCCTTGTGGGGATTGATCGTGCCGCCGTGCAGTACGCGCGCCCTGACGCGCGGGGCAGCGACTTCCATCGTGATCAGCTCGATCAGCCCGTCGTCCACCAGGATGCGATCGCCGACATGCACGTCGTCGGCGAGTTGGTCATAGGTGATCGGGATCTCACCCGGTCCATCCAGCCCCTCGTACACGAGAACGAGATCGTCGCCCTGCTCCACGACGAGCGGCTCCGGTATGTAACCGATACGGATGCGCGGGCCTTGAAGATCGCCGAGCAGGGCGACGGGATGCGACAGCTCTGCCGATATGCTGCGCACGAGCTGAATCATCTCTGCGTGCTGCGCGTGCGTGCCGTGGGAGAAGTTGAGGCGGGCGACGTTCATGCCCGCCTCCATCAACGATCTGATTCCTTCTGCTGTCGCGCTGGCCGGTCCGAGCGTGCAGACGATCTTGGTGCGCGGGATGTATGCCGCAGTCACTTCGTCGCGGGAAGCTGGCTCATCTTCCGCTCGATTCCCGCGGTGAGAGAGTCGAACGATTTCTGGAAACTCGCCAGGCCGTCCACCAGCAGCTTGTCGGTTACGTCCTTCATGGATATCCCGACGGCCTCAATCTCACGCAGCAATCCCTCGGCCGCTCCGACTCTCTTGTCAAGGGTCCGCTGCACGTCACCATGGTCGCGGAACGCCTCGATGAGCTTCGGCGGCATCGTATTCACCGTGTCCGGACCGATCAGCTCCTCGACATACATCACGTCGCGATACGCGGGATTCTTGACGCCGGTGCTCGCCCACAACGGCTTCTGCAGCCGGGCTCCGCGCTCCTCCAGCGTCTTCCATCTCGGCTCCGTGAAGCGCCGGCGGAACAACCGGTAAGCGAGCCTGGCGTTGGCAACAGCCGCTCTTCCCTTCAGCATCTTGAGGCGGTCGCGGTCGGTGGGGTTTGCCGCCTTCACCATCTCGTCCAGCCGCTTGTCCACTTCGGTATCCACACGGCTGACGAAAAAGCTCGCGACTGAAAAAACGTGATCAATGGGATTGCCCGCCGCGAGACGGTCCTCGATGCCGGACATGTAGGCGTCGATCACGCGGTCGTGCGCATCCATCGAGAAGAGAAGAGTGATGTTGACGTTCACACCGTCGGCGATGAGCTGCCGCACGGCGAGGGCGCCCTGCTCCGTGCCCGGGACCTTCACCATGACGTTCGGTCTGTCCACCGTCTCCCAGAGGCGGTGGGCCTCCGCGACCGTCTTGTCCAGGTCATTTGCGACTCCGGGGGAGACCTCGATGGAGACGTAACCATCGGAGCCGCGGGTCGCCGAGTAAACGCCGGCGAACAGGTCGCACACGCGCTGCACATCGGTCGTCTCCACGAGCTCGAACAGCTCGGCTGGTGACGCACCGGCGGCCGCGCCTGAGAGCTGATCGTCGTAATCCGTTCCTTCGGCGAGCGCATTCTCGAAGATCGTCGGGTTGGACGTCACGCCGGTCAGCGATTCCTCGGAGATCCTTCTCTCGAGTTCGCCGTTGTGCAGCATCGTGCGGTCCAGATTGTCGAGCCAGATAGACTGGCCCTCGTCATGAAGCTTTCCGAGCCTGCTCATCGCTGCAGTTCCTCCATTCCTCAATTCTAACCGGGCAATGACGATTTTGCCGCGCGCCCGCCGAGGATTGGAGGT contains the following coding sequences:
- the pyk gene encoding pyruvate kinase translates to MTAAYIPRTKIVCTLGPASATAEGIRSLMEAGMNVARLNFSHGTHAQHAEMIQLVRSISAELSHPVALLGDLQGPRIRIGYIPEPLVVEQGDDLVLVYEGLDGPGEIPITYDQLADDVHVGDRILVDDGLIELITMEVAAPRVRARVLHGGTINPHKGLNLPGVQVSAPSITEKDIADVHFAVQHDLDYLALSFVRRASDIEQLRAMIPKGLLIIAKIEKDVALLNIESIIQASDGVMVARGDLGVELPFEEVPGAQKRIIALANLLGRPVITATQMLESMIENPRPTRAEASDVANAILDGTDAVMLSAETAAGAYPRLAVEAMRRIINEIEQHPPQGRMMRPREASGTAAVPTEVAIAAATTAAVEMLHAPLVVVFTKGGFSARIVAAHRPPVPILVLTDQPRTFRQLALVWGVIPELVPHCENYEEMMARAKDVVVARELAPKGERIIVTAGVPFDVPGTTNLLKVETV
- the tal gene encoding transaldolase codes for the protein MSRLGKLHDEGQSIWLDNLDRTMLHNGELERRISEESLTGVTSNPTIFENALAEGTDYDDQLSGAAAGASPAELFELVETTDVQRVCDLFAGVYSATRGSDGYVSIEVSPGVANDLDKTVAEAHRLWETVDRPNVMVKVPGTEQGALAVRQLIADGVNVNITLLFSMDAHDRVIDAYMSGIEDRLAAGNPIDHVFSVASFFVSRVDTEVDKRLDEMVKAANPTDRDRLKMLKGRAAVANARLAYRLFRRRFTEPRWKTLEERGARLQKPLWASTGVKNPAYRDVMYVEELIGPDTVNTMPPKLIEAFRDHGDVQRTLDKRVGAAEGLLREIEAVGISMKDVTDKLLVDGLASFQKSFDSLTAGIERKMSQLPATK